In one window of Pseudochaenichthys georgianus chromosome 5, fPseGeo1.2, whole genome shotgun sequence DNA:
- the bsnb gene encoding protein bassoon isoform X2, giving the protein MGSPRSPATANQQSPQQKGPNQLLGPRPTGPQQQKPPGPQVSGPVSPVKQAGPAPHIKGPSQASPQTKSSAQPKGSSQPPSQTKGPAQPSPQSKGPQNKGPNQSNAPSKGPVQSANQTKGQSQAKGPTQTKGSAQPSAQTKGPSHPPGAKAPPGKTTPNHAKASPTPSKTTPTQSKPTGNNQARKQMQSQEKTKVTSKSLKEDVKAPPKKALSETVTSPKDTKIVDDTQKSRHHEDYNKSSTQSLSDTGYSSDGIYSSHGEITGQIVEEGIKLSGSSIPSEIKKLESSMKPLLESKSTSNRPHSLSVGHGRDYNPDDDDDAARDESEDDLSCKLRHDYVEDSSESGLSPLPVRQKKSHKELTDEEFMRRQIMEMSADEEEMEEHENQKPKRGHKASGDLSKERRRLSQQSNSFEDDTKASASNEEEDVVMAGGLRRFKTIELNNTNSYNRDMELSTEHDLREPELEMESLTGSPEERSKGEYSSTLPATTPSYTSGTSPTSVSSMEDDSDSSPSRRARLEEAKQQRKARHRSHGPLLPTIEDSSEEDELREEEELLREQEQMRDLEQQRIRSTARKTKRDKEELRAQRRRERSKTPPSNLSPIEDASPTEELRQAAEMEELHRSSCSEYSPSMDSEAEGYEMIGGKLYKSGNEYNLPTFTSLYSPTEKTSATSPSDKTLKSAEEVYEEMMKKAQLMQRQGNTVNQQKGPSQPDSKHNLEAGTVLTPGSSPTQVTAPMSFSTTGSDPRIPGIHAAQHLSKETQNRMMTQSAKIEGVVGVATTKAQVNQTATARQAGSTGPASNRAGPQRPTQASPDPGASSLASKVFSLFKGPSPPVSPSASPAQSPTHTPSVRPTTSSGRQLPSLPGGRTSAAATHGAQAPQRANSPRLARQQSSQDSPVMVITLGSNTTSPSKPITVNSSTSPLSSPTQISCKTLYSSHPPSTSSPTSPQMHPSKRSPKHSSQMAQNVEKVNVGMSTVNAHSRGSMENIYLGQISNIQGSSIIESQGQTHQNINVVDLRAPMRPAPIIMTDKGMDLTSIASDTRRYSIGGEQPSGRHTAVQPLIMNLNAQEQPHISVSTPTTVSVTVASSMFMSRPKHQIVYGDPLQNRMDLGQGVGSAVCLTQSKPPITDPSIPKIDACLENLGIQQQQLQLQQQKLLQQQQLLEQQLQQHHQQSSFARYNLANQVQPLLMKKDLIVSQTSSAQPAVTASTIPRVSPLAPQSLSGVLASNAPHEVYSGDALELKNKPTIMNLSTGKPHVLMVQLDESNTSQVGTVTQLVKREEPPPPPQVLDLTGQIKPENQVACCDVVYKLPFAGSCSGSFTQKPTNISSDKTPTNETPQANHPPYPPQYNVSQQQQPQQQQQQQQQQQQQQQQQKPHATQAVTEEHKPYQPPNLQPSMSDTNLPSMTEGGHYQINVQGGMAVDLSSMNQGYDGGYLGIGAQYGSYTDLRHQGDVSGPSLPLRRYGSMSNINSDYAYSSRDQSGPPDSNLAQYSATTAREISRMCAALNSADQYASRYGNNPELLAYGAGGGGPLARLNLQQSLASIRANLLYGQDGRPTANGQTLTNLINARQASIRALYPAAMRGGDGMIYSTINTPIASTLPITTQPSSVMRPMPRGVCRPYPTGVTAVPLASLTRLPQVTPRMPLSTQGMYSYPPPNQYPTSATPSGSVPDTNSSQQETPVYLGKPLTTVAAQTAATIPPTQAVAHLGAQQLPASSMQSMADQQTDRTRFTSQNVASLSQAQVQLPTVQPVQAQIQLHHLPTQTHLPTQTEPLSLTQTQPQGQPISQSQPLPQVQPETSHGAALALSSKLSAPTDAQSGKENERLSQQQEHALQLERERVELEKLRQLRLHEELERDRVELQRHREKEQQIVQREIQELQTIKQQVLHQQQAERETQLIMQREQLAQQRMQLEQIQSLQHQLQQQLEEQKRQKTAAAEAAAVAAAAEAAAVAAAEVAAASAVVAAAASTAKGAIQGVVVGGGAPQGFIICDQSGRVIQQDAQSVQFWQDGQVVQAVVAARPIHSSASEMSLRISDKQADSKTMKKQNSMPRLRDGSEEDSGKKITDSCVQTDDEDGEDRFMNRRRRTRRIADSSVQTDEEDQGEWDQQPVRRRRSRVSKHSESSGEAKSEASSKVASASIASQTTNDSSCQTEPDQLGRNSPAIHITMAETSKVDLLHYIAAPERTHKGESLACQTEPESQSQGVVAPQLSVPTTISPYSTSLHIVGANTSDPTSPRLQGVAKFERRKPDPLEIGYQQNDSPSRQPPKSPQVLYSPVSPLSPHRMLETTFASQEKLNKAHVTPQQKAFTAESPQRHQSLPRPIKSVQRSMSDPKPLSPTSEDPAKNRFSPYHQQAVSNSQMASLQQQQNSLMRKIKRTLPSPPPDESPLPIVTPAQMYSSPGMPQRVLPRPAQGVTKAGLLSELKAVEQESSKLRKQQAELEEEEKEIDAKLRYLELGIHQRKETMVKDRERRELAYLRCMGDARDYMSDSELNNLRMVAATGTFDGNGLLTRPSTAPLSQFTNDLNPTSQYPSTSSYPYPQSQPSIQQPSSAYQQIGFQPPQYPSSSAPQPGTFQPHPPPGPGYQNQGTYSNRMYAQTSYPADLGMQQHGHQGFHPPGQPIPSQSLPYPNQSLPYPSHSSYQPILSYQPQADILTVHQRPRQTSLADLEQKLPTNYEVISNPSVSVATSAPDTNYGSVYSNAYGQYRPPEPGLTHSVDSPTSAYASDGVYTSNLEQNIPRNYVMIDDISELTKDGTGQPTDALGHNAGVRYRSENGPARGSAYGRPEDEPVDAYGRPTGTAGYQSTVDSRPSTTVSGGSSNYYDDYKHPSRSSSSSHKVTPKNLAPAVVSSKRSKHRKQGMEQKISKFSPIEEARDVESDLASYTMTTSTGGSCTVVSRSKKPQDDVTYGMKKNAYDQQKYYGTSREGLEEEDRMYSSGRSRSTGYGMDKISSRDATGHRSKSYERDAMERSQRTSRSGRPPMRSQNSEEESPLSPVGQPVGIGRGTDVPEAHDVRNQYGSSHSLPDVQDHHKKDLPRSHVYKPDDPYLVDDMHCAVSDSEAYHLGQEETDWFEKPREARSDRSRHHGGGSHSSTGRRGKHTYHDYDEPPEEYCPQDEYNQQRHPSSTTPRDHRQHSGSSGRHSSSRHSSEDPRSSRSSRAHPKDPSIRPDGRGSSSAQRRSGPDSRSAQGSPRNSGDFSRDPASSHHHGTGGRSQRPPGDRTSSRRQEPSAAGPKTQQQQQQPQQPQQPQQPQQQQQPQQQPQPQQLPQQQPQQPQQPQQQLQQPQQPQQQPSQGHAGQQRPGGQGQSGRHPGSEPLEGNQQAQPQHQQSAQQQQQQQQQQQQQQQQQQQQQQQQQQQQQQQQQQPLQHSQTPQSSQPTTVTTGAGPAQQQPKPGQAPPQGRQPGTGSAAGQPATTAAKIDATPAAAATGIKPTTGGPPPQPTKIATPPLTGIGSKAPVGIGSKPVVIGNAAAGPAPAEGDNVLTKILQGGAAEQAGKLGDALSGFGKKFTSLW; this is encoded by the exons ATGGGATCCCCCCGGTCACCTGCTACAGCCAATCAACAGTCACCTCAGCAGAAAGGGCCAAATCAACTTTTGGGGCCTAGGCCCACAGGTCCTCAACAACAGAAACCACCGGGTCCCCAAGTAAGTGGCCCTGTCTCTCCTGTGAAACAAGCTGGGCCTGCCCCTCATATCAAGGGGCCAAGCCAAGCTTCCCCTCAAACCAAGAGCTCTGCCCAACCTAAGGGTTCAAGTCAGCCACCTTCCCAAACTAAGGGTCCAGCACAACCCTCACCTCAGAGTAAGGGTCCTCAAAATAAAGGTCCTAATCAATCAAATGCTCCGAGTAAGGGCCCTGTTCAGTCTGCTAACCAGACGAAGGGCCAAAGCCAGGCTAAAGGGCCGACTCAGACAAAGGGGTCTGCTCAGCCCTCTGCTCAGACCAAGGGCCCTTCTCATCCTCCTGGTGCCAAGGCCCCCCCCGGTAAGACTACCCCTAACCATGCTAAGGCCTCTCCCACCCCATCAAAAACAACACCTACTCAGTCTAAACCCACAGGTAACAACCAAGCACGCAAACAGATGCAGAGCCAGGAGAAGACTAAAGTCACATCTAAATCTCTAAAAGAAGACGTCAAGGCACCACCAAAGAAGGCCTTGTCAGAGACTGTCACTTCACCAAAAGACACGAAGATAGTCGACGATACTCAGAAGTCAAGACACCATGAA GATTACAACAAATCAAGTACACAGAGTCTAAGTGACACTGGATACTCCTCAGATGGGATCTATAGCTCTCATGGGGAGATTACAGGACAGATCGTGGAAGAAGGAATCAAGCTCAGTGGTTCTTCCATCCCCTCAGAAATCAAAAAGCTAGAGAGCTCCATGAAGCCTCTACTGGAGTCAAAGTCAACATCAAACAGGCCACACTCGCTGTCTGTAGGACACGGTCGGGACTACAatcctgatgatgatgatgatgcagcAAGGGATGAATCAGAGGATGACCTAAGTTGTAAGCTTCGTCATGATTATGTAGAAGACAGCAGCGAAAGTGGTCTCTCACCATTGCCAGTAAGACAGAAGAAGTCCCACAAAGAGTTAACAGATGAGGAGTTCATGAGGAGGCAAATTATGGAGATGAGTGCAGATGAAGAGGAGATGGAAGAACATGAGAACCAAAAGCCAAAAAGGGGACATAAAGCAAGTGGAGATTTAAGCAAAGAAAGACGACGACTCTCTCAACAATCTAACAGTTTTGAGGATGACACCAAGGCATCAGCGTcaaatgaagaagaagatgttgtaATGGCCGGAGGCCTGCGCCGTTTTAAGACCATTGAGCTAAATAACACCAACAGCTACAACCGAGACATGGAGCTCAGTACAGAGCATGACCTACGAGAACCAGAGCTAGAGATGGAGAGTCTGACAGGTTCTCCTGAGGAGCGGTCTAAGGGAGAATATTCATCGACCCTACCTGCAACCACTCCCAGCTACACCTCTGGAACTTCCCCTACATCTGtgtcctccatggaggatgaCAGTGACAGCAGTCCTAGTCGTAGGGCAAGACTAGAGGAGGCAAAGCAGCAGAGGAAGGCTCGACATCGGTCACATGGGCCACTGCTGCCAACCATCGAGGACTCATCTGAAGAGGATGAGCTCAGAGAAGAGGAAGAACTACTAAGAGAACAGGAGCAGATGAGAGATCTAGAGCAACAGAGAATCCGAAGTACTGCTCGAAAAACCAAGAGGGATAAAGAGGAACTACGGGCACAGAGACGCAGGGAAAGATCCAAAACTCCCCCTAGTAATCTCTCACCTATTGAGGATGCATCACCAACAGAAGAACTGAGGCAGGCTGCAGAGATGGAAGAACTTCACAGATCATCATGTTCTGAATACTCGCCATCTATGGACTCAGAGGCAGAGGGCTATGAAATGATTGGTGGAAAGCTTTACAAATCAGGAAATGAATATAACCTTCCAACCTTCACATCACTTTACTCGCCTACAGAGAAAACATCAGCAACCTCACCATCTGATAAAACATTAAAAAGTGCGGAGGAGGTCTATGAGGAGATGATGAAGAAAGCACAGCTAATGCAGAGGCAAGGGAATACAGTTAATCAGCAGAAAGGGCCTTCTCAGCCTGACAGTAAACATAATCTTGAAGCAGGAACTGTATTAACCCCCGGGTCAAGCCCAACACAGGTTACTGCACCCATGTCCTTTTCCACAACAGGGAGTGATCCAAGAATTCCAGGAATTCATGCAGCACAGCATCTCTCAAAAGAAACACAAAATAGGATGATGACACAGAGTGCCAAAATTGAAGGTGTTGTTGGTGTTGCCACAACCAAAGCCCAAGTCAATCAGACTGCCACAGCTCGACAGGCAGGTAGCACAGGGCCTGCTAGCAACAGAGCAGGGCCCCAGAGGCCAACACAGGCATCACCTGACCCTGGAGCATCGTCCCTAGCCTCCAAAGTCTTCTCCCTTTTCAAAGGTCCCAGCCCCCCGGTCTCCCCCAGTGCTTCTCCAGCACAAAGCCCAACACATACGCCATCAGTAAGACCCACTACTAGTAGTGGCAGGCAGTTGCCATCTTTGCCTGGAGGTCGTACATCGGCTGCAGCAACCCATGGAGCACAGGCACCTCAAAGGGCAAATTCCCCTCGTCTTGCACGACAACAGTCCTCTCAAGATTCACCAGTGATGGTGATAACCCTAGGCTCTAATACAACTAGTCCTTCCAAGCCAATCACTGTAAATTCTTCCACTTCCCCTTTGTCATCTCCAACACAAATTAGTTGTAAAACCTTGTATAGCTCCCATCCCCCTTCAACAAGTTCCCCAACATCACCACAAATGCATCCATCAAAAAGGTCCCCTAAACATTCTTCACAGATGGCTCAAAATGTTGAAAAGGTTAATGTTGGTATGAGCACTGTAAATGCACACAGTCGTGGATCTATGGAGAACATATATCTAGGCCAAATCTCAAATATTCAAGGCTCTTCAATAATTGAGTCTCAGGGTCAAACTCATCAAAATATTAACGTGGTGGATCTGAGAGCCCCAATGAGGCCAGCGCCAATTATAATGACAGACAAAGGGATGGACCTAACATCCATTGCCTCTGATACAAGGAGATACTCTATAGGAGGAGAGCAGCCATCTGGTCGACACACAGCAGTGCAACCTCTTATTATGAACCTGAATGCACAAGAGCAACCACACATATCTGTATCAACACCGACCACAGTTAGCGTCACAGTTGCAAGTTCTATGTTCATGTCCCGACCTAAGCATCAAATTGTGTATGGAGATCCTTTGCAAAACCGTATGGATTTGGGCCAGGGTGTTGGATCGGCTGTGTGTTTAACCCAGAGCAAGCCGCCAATTACTGACCCATCCATTCCCAAAATTGATGCATGCCTGGAAAACCTGGGTATACAACAGCAACAACTGCAGTTACAGCAGCAGAAGCTCCTGCAACAGCAGCAGCTTCTTGAGCAGCAGCTCCAGCAGCACCACCAGCAATCTTCTTTTGCTCGTTACAATTTAGCTAATCAGGTCCAGCCACTGCTGATGAAAAAAGACCTTATAGTAAGCCAGACAAGCAGTGCCCAGCCTGCAGTGACTGCTAGTACCATTCCTAGAGTATCCCCGCTGGCTCCACAGTCATTGTCTGGGGTTCTTGCTTCTAATGCTCCCCATGAAGTCTATAGTGGAGATGCCTTGGAGcttaaaaacaaaccaacaataatgaacttgtccacaggTAAGCCCCATGTTTTGATGGTGCAACTTGATGAAAGCAACACATCACAGGTGGGCACAGTGACTCAACTGGTGAAGAGAGAGgaacctcctccccctcctcaggTTTTGGATCTCACTGGTCAGATTAAACCAGAAAACCAGGTAGCGTGTTGTGATGTTGTTTACAAATTGCCCTTTGCTGGTTCATGTTCAGGGTCATTCACTCAGAAGCCTACAAATATATCCTCCGATAAAACCCCCACCAATGAAACCCCCCAAGCAAACCACCCTCCCTACCCACCGCAATACAATGTcagccaacaacaacaaccacaacaacaacaacaacaacaacaacaacaacaacaacaacaacaacaacaaaagcctCACGCCACACAAGCAGTGACAGAGGAACATAAGCCATATCAACCACCCAACCTTCAACCTTCAATGTCTGATACCAATCTGCCCTCCATGACTGAAGGTGGACACTATCAGATTAATGTCCAGGGGGGTATGGCAGTAGATCTTAGCAGCATGAATCAAGGTTATGATGGTGGATACCTTGGAATTGGAGCACAGTATGGATCTTACACAGACTTGCGCCACCAAGGAGATGTTTCAGGCCCTTCGTTACCCCTTCGCCGATATGGCTCCATGTCAAATATAAATTCCGACTATGCCTACAGTTCACGTGATCAATCAGGACCACCGGACTCAAATCTGGCCCAGTACAGTGCAACCACTGCCAGAGAAATCAGTCGCATGTGTGCAGCTCTTAACTCTGCCGACCAGTATGCAAGCCGGTATGGAAATAACCCTGAATTGTTGGCATATGGGGCTGGTGGGGGTGGACCTTTAGCTAGGCTAAATCTCCAGCAAAGCTTAGCTTCTATAAGAGCAAACCTTCTGTATGGCCAAGATGGAAGACCAACAGCAAATGGCCAAACATTAACAAATCTAATAAATGCTAGACAAGCAAGTATACGTGCTTTGTACCCTGCTGCTATGAGAGGAGGTGATGGCATGATATATTCCACCATTAACACTCCCATAGCCTCCACCTTGCCAATTACTACCCAGCCTTCTTCTGTCATGCGTCCTATGCCTAGAGGAGTTTGCAGACCATACCCAACCGGTGTGACTGCTGTACCATTGGCTAGCCTTACCAGGTTGCCTCAAGTGACTCCCAGAATGCCTCTGTCTACACAGGGAATGTATTCCTACCCTCCCCCAAATCAGTATCCTACTTCAGCTACACCATCAGGAAGTGTGCCTGATACAAACAGCTCACAACAGGAAACTCCTGTGTACCTTGGAAAGCCTTTAACAACAGTCGCTGCACAAACAGCTGCAACCATTCCACCCACCCAAGCTGTGGCACACTTGGGAGCACAACAATTACCAGCATCTAGTATGCAGTCTATGGCAGATCAACAGACAGATCGGACTCGCTTTACCTCACAGAATGTTGCGTCCCTTTCTCAAGCTCAAGTCCAACTTCCAACTGTCCAGCCAGTGCAGGCTCAAATACAGCTACACCACCTACCCACTCAAACCCACCTACCCACTCAAACTGAACCTCTATCTTTGACTCAAACTCAACCTCAAGGACAACCCATCAGTCAATCTCAACCACTGCCACAGGTTCAACCAGAGACATCACATGGCGCTGCCCTGGCACTGAGTTCTAAACTTTCTGCCCCCACGGATGCTCAGTCAGGTAAGGAAAATGAAAGATTGAgccaacaacaagagcatgcGCTGCAGCTCGAGCGAGAGCGGGTTGAACTAGAGAAATTACGGCAGCTACGCCTTCACGAGGAGCTTGAAAGGGATCGCGTTGAGCTTCAGCGACACAGagaaaaagaacaacaaattGTTCAGCGTGAGATTCAAGAACTGCAGACAATCAAACAGCAAGTACTACACCAACAGCAGGCAGAACGGGAAACACAACTGATCATGCAAAGAGAACAACTGGCCCAGCAGAGAATGCAGCTAGAACAAATTCAATCTCTGCAACATCAGCTCCAGCAGCAGTTGGAGGAGCAGAAAAGACaaaagacagcagcagcagaggcagcagctgtggcagcagcagcagaggcagCAGCTGTGGCAGCAGCAGAGGTAGCCGCCGCATCAGCGGTGGTGGCCGCAGCAGCATCAACTGCTAAGGGTGCTATACAAGGGGTagttgttggaggaggggcccCTCAAGGTTTCATTATTTGTGACCAGAGTGGTAGGGTTATTCAACAAGATGCACAGAGTGTTCAATTTTGGCAGGATGGACAAGTGGTCCAAGCTGTGGTGGCTGCTCGACCTATTCACAGTTCTGCCTCTGAGATGTCTTTGAGAATCAGTGACAAACAAGCTGATTCCAagacaatgaaaaagcagaattCCATGCCTCGGCTGAGAGATGGCTCAGAGGAGGACTCTGGGAAAAAGATTACAGACAGCTGTGTGCAAACAGATGATGAAGATGGAGAGGACCGATTCATGAACAGACGTAGGAGAACAAGGCGTATTGCAGACAGCAGTGTGCAGACTGACGAGGAGGACCAGGGAGAATGGGACCAGCAGCCAGTGAGGCGCAGGCGATCACGTGTATCCAAGCACTCAGAGTCTAGTGGTGAGGCTAAATCAGAAGCATCATCTAAAGTGGCTTCTGCAAGTATAGCTAGTCAGACCACAAATGATTCATCATGCCAAACAGAGCCTGACCAATTAGGAAGGAATTCGCCTGCAATCCACATAACAATGGCAGAGACCTCAAAGGTTGacctattacattacattgcggCCCCTGAAAGGACCCACAAAGGAGAGAGTCTGGCTTGCCAGACAGAACCAGAGTCTCAGTCACAGGGTGTGGTTGCCCCTCAGTTGAGTGTCCCTACAACTATTAGTCCGTACTCCACAAGTCTGCACATAGTAGGTGCAAACACATCTGACCCTACGTCTCCTAGGCTCCAAGGAGTTGCTAAATTCGAGAGGAGGAAACCAGACCCACTGGAAATTGGGTATCAACAAAATGATTCTCCATCTCGCCAGCCCCCTAAATCTCCCCAGGTGCTATACTCCCCTGTATCTCCATTGTCTCCTCATCGCATGCTGGAGACAACATTTGCCTCCCAGGAGAAACTAAACAAGGCCCATGTTACACCACAGCAGAAGGCCTTTACTGCTGAATCACCCCAGCGTCACCAAAGCCTACCAAGACCCATAAAGAGTGTTCAGCGCTCCATGTCGGATCCAAAGCCTCTCAGCCCAACATCAGAGGACCCTGCCAAGAACAGGTTCTCCCCATATCATCAGCAAGCTGTTTCCAACAGTCAG ATGGCCtccctgcagcagcagcagaactctctgatgaggaaaataaagaggACTCTCCCCAGCCCCCCTCCAGATGAGTCTCCGCTCCCCATTGTTACTCCAGCACAAATGTACAGCTCCCCTGGCATGCCCCAGAGGGTCCTACCGAGACCTGCCCAGGGAGTCACCAAGGCTGGCCTGCTGAGTGAACTGAAAGCTGTGGAACAAGAGTCATCAAAGCTTCGTAAGCAGCAGGCTGAACTGgaggaagaagagaaagagattgACGCCAAGCTACGTTACTTGGAACTAGGGATCCACCAGCGGAAGGAGACCATGGTGAAGgacagggagaggagggagctggCTTACTTGAGGTGTATGGGTGATGCGCGGGACTACATGTCGGACAGTGAGCTCAATAACCTCAGGATGGTAGCTGCAACAGGAACCTTTGATGGTAATGGTCTGTTGACAAGGCCCAGCACTGCACCATTGAGCCAGTTTACCAATGACCTCAATCCAACCTCCCAGTATCCCTCAACCTCATCTTATCCATACCCTCAAAGTCAACCATCAATACAGCAGCCAAGCTCTGCTTACCAACAGATAGGTTTCCAGCCTCCTCAGTACCCTTCATCCTCTGCACCTCAGCCAGGAACGTTCCAGCCCCATCCCCCACCAGGCCCAGGCTACCAGAACCAGGGAACCTACTCCAATCGCATGTATGCTCAGACCTCCTACCCGGCAGACCTTGGCATGCAGCAGCATGGTCACCAGGGCTTCCACCCTCCCGGTCAGCCTATACCCAGCCAGAGCCTTCCTTACCCCAACCAGAGCCTTCCTTACCCCAGCCATAGTTCCTACCAACCCATACTCTCCTACCAACCTCAGGCAGATATCCTTACAGTCCATCAAAGACCTCGGCAAACCTCTTTGGCTGACCTTGAGCAAAAACTTCCGACCAACTATGAAGTCATCAGCAACCCATCAGTGTCAGTGGCCACATCAGCTCCAGATACTAACTATGGCTCAGTCTACAGCAATGCATATGGACAGTACCGCCCCCCGGAGCCTGGGCTGACACACTCTGTGGACAGCCCCACCTCTGCTTATGCTTCAGATGGAGTCTACACCTCTAACCTGGAGCAGAACATTCCCAGGAACTATGTTATGATCGATGACATCAGTGAGTTGACAAAAGACGGCACTGGCCAACCTACTGATGCTCTAGGCCATAATGCCGGTGTGCGGTATCGCAGTGAGAATGGCCCTGCACGTGGGAGTGCCTATGGTAGACCAGAGGATGAGCCTGTGGACGCTTATGGTAGGCCTACAGGAACAGCAGGGTACCAGAGTACAGTGGACAGTCGCCCAAGCACCACAGTAAGTGGTGGCTCTTCCAATTACTATGATGATTATAAACACCCATCACGGAGCAGCTCTAGTAGCCACAAAGTCACACCCAAGAATCTCGCCCCTGCAGTTGTATCTTCTAAACGTAGTAAGCACAGGAAGCAGGGAATGGAGCAGAAGATTTCAAAATTCTCCCCTATTGAGGAAGCAAGGGATGTGGAATCAGACCTTGCCTCTTACACAATGACAACGTCAACAGGAGGCAGCTGTACGGTTGTGTCCAGATCCAAGAAGCCTCAGGACGATGTCACCTACGGTATGAAGAAGAATGCATACGACCAGCAGAAATATTACGGCACCAGTCGTGAGGGTCTTGAGGAGGAGGACCGCATGTACAGCTCTGGTAGGTCCAGGTCTACTGGATATGGCATGGATAAGATTTCCTCCAGAGATGCCACTGGCCACAGAAGTAAATCGTACGAGAGGGATGCCATGGAGCGGTCTCAGCGAACCAGCCGAAGCGGAAGGCCTCCCATGCGCAGCCAGAATTCAGAAGAGGAGAGTCCACTTAGTCCTGTTGGTCAGCCTGTGGGCATTGGAAGAGGCACTGACGTCCCTGAAGCCCATGATGTGAGGAACCAGTATGGCTCCAGCCATTCCCTTCCAGATGTGCAGGACCATCATAAGAAGGACCTGCCTAGGAGTCATGTCTATAAACCAGATGACCCTTACCTCGTAGATGACATGCACTGTGCTGTTTCTGACAGTGAAG CCTATCATTTGGGCCAAGAGGAGACTGATTGGTTTGAGAAGCCACGGGAGGCCCGTTCTGATCGCTCAAGACATCATGGAGGTGGAAGTCACTCATCCACAGGCAGGCGTGGTAAACACACCTATCATGATTATGATGAACCTCCAGAGGAATACTGTCCCCAGGATGAGTACAACCAACAACGCCACCCCTCTTCCACAACACCACGGGATCACCGCCAACACAGCGGCAGTTCCGGCAGACACAGTTCTTCTCGCCACTCCTCAGAGGATCCCCGGTCGTCCCGTTCTTCCAGGGCCCACCCCAAAGACCCATCCATCCGCCCCGATGGCAGAGGCTCTTCGTCTGCACAAAGAAGGAGTGGCCCAGACTCCCGTTCTGCCCAGGGAAGCCCACGAAACTCAGGCGACTTTTCACGTGACCCAGCCTCCAGCCATCACCATGGCACTGGGGGAAGGAGTCAAAGACCCCCAGGAGACCGCACATCCTCCAGAAGGCAGGAGCCTTCTGCAGCAGGGCCtaaaacacagcagcagcagcagcagccgcagcagccgcagcagccgcagcagccgcagcagcagcagcagccgcagcagcagccgcaGCCGCAGCAGCTGCCTCAGCAGCAGCCTCAGCAGCCGCAGCAgccgcagcagcagctgcagcaacCGCAGCAGCCGCAGCAGCAGCCCTCTCAGGGCCATGCTGGGCAGCAGCGACCAGGTGGTCAAGGCCAGTCTGGGAGACATCCAGGCTCCGAACCTCTCGAAGGAAACCAGCAGGCCCAGCCGCAGCATCAGCAGAGTGCtcaacaacagcagcaacagcaacagcaacagcagcagcagcagcagcagcagcagcagcagcagcagcagcagcagcagcagcagcagcagcagcagcaacaacccCTGCAGCACAGCCAGACCCCTCAGAGCAGCCAGCCTACAACAGTAACCACAGGGGCTGGACCGGCACAGCAGCAGCCCAAACCCGGCCAAGCCCCACCGCAGGGACGACAGCCAGGAACAGGGTCTGCAGCAGGGCAGCCGGCCACCACAGCG GCAAAGATTGATGCCACACCTGCAGCAGCAGCCACAGGAATTAAACCTACAACAGGAGGCCCACCACCTCAGCCTACCAAAATTGCTACACCTCCTCTTACAGGCATTG GCTCCAAAGCCCCTGTTGGAATTGGAAGCAAACCCGTAGTCATAGGCAATGCTGCAGCAGGACCGGCTCCTGCTGAAGGGGACAACGTTCTTACTAAAATCCTGCAAGGAGGGGCAGCAGAGCAGGCTGGAAAACTGGGAGATG CTTTGTCTGGCTTTGGGAAAAAGTTCACTTCATTGTGGTGA